ATGACGACAAAGAACATTCTTAGTCCTGTATTGGAGCAAAGGGAGTATAAATCCAGCGGAGCATCAGAGATGCTGCTTACAACTACATTAACCGGTTATAAACAGTCAGGTAGTCAGATCAACAGGGACACGATCAAAAGTTCTACCGGAAATAATGTGCCCGAACCCAGAATTGAGTTCAAATTATATAATGCACAGGGCAATATCCTTGAGCAAAAGATGACAGATAATGTCGTACAGTCGTACATCTGGGATTATAAAGGAGAGTACCCTGTGGCCGAAGTTGTGAATACTTTTAGCGGTCAGATAGCATACACATCTTTTGAATCGGATGGTACAGGTAACTGGACTGTTGGCAGCACCGCCCGGGTTACCGGGGGGATTACCGGGAAGAAATATTATTCTCTGGCTAATGGCAATGTGAGCAAATCAGGGCTGGCCGCCAGCCAGGTTTATACTGTTTCGTACTGGACAACAAGCAGCAATGCGTTGACCATAGCCGGCACTCAGGGTTCTCCGGTTAAAGGTAGAACTGCAAGGGGCTGGACGTATTATGAACATAAAATATCCAACGTGGCCCAGGTGGTAATTCCTCAGACATCTGTTGCGATCGATGAGCTCAGGTTATATCCTGAAACAGCCCGGATGACTACCTATACGTATGATATGGGGATTGGTGTTACTACTGTGGCTGATCCGAATAATGCGATCTCTTACTATCTGTATGATGCTTTAAACAGGCTCATCATGATAAAAGATATCGACAACAATATTCTGAAGACGATAGATTATAAATACCAGGCTACGTCCGGCCAATAGTTGTTTGAATAGATGGTGGAAACGGATTGGTGGAATCTCGAATGCATTTAAATCATTGATATGCGATTTACCCTTTTTATCTCTAAAGTACTTTTGATCTGTTTGTGCAGTCCTTTTATACTTAGCGCCCAAACGCCCGGCGGCCCCGCGCGCCCTTCGGCTACCCCGGTAACGCAGCCCTCCGCCTATACGAACCCGACGCTCAACTACATCCGCACCTGGGAACCCAGCAAGCCGATGACCGACCCTGTTGCGGTGATCTCCACCGCCAACCCGATAGCCGATGTAAAACAAGCCACCCAATACTTCGATGGCCTTGGCCGCCCCTTGCAAACGGTGAGCAAAGGCATCAGCCCTGCCGGGCGCGACCTGGTGGCGCCGGTGGTGTATGACGCCTTCGGGCGGGAACAGTTCCAATATTTGCCTTATGTGCCGCAGAGCGGCAATATGAGCGATGGGCTGTTCAAGACCTCGCCTTTCGCCGGACAGGCGGCTTTTTACAATAATAAAACATCACTGCACCCCGGGTTGATGGGGGACACGATATACTACAGCCGGACGGACTATGAAGCCTCACCCCTGAACCGGGTGCTGAGTACCTACGCCCCCGGCAACAGCTGGGCCAAGGAAGGTGGCAACCGCCCGGTGAAAATGGACTACCTGGTCAACACCGCAGCGGACTCGGTGCGGATCTGGACGATGCCGGCCTCCGGCACGATCCCGACCTCCACGGCCACCTATGGGGCAGGACAGCTCTACAAGAATGTGACCACAGACGAGCGGGGCGGCAAGGTAGTGGAGTACAAGGACAAGGAAGGACAGGTGGTGCTGAAAAAAGTACAACTGGCCGCCAGTCCGGGTACGGCCCATGCAGGCTGGCTCTGCACCTATTACGTGTATGACGATCTGAACAACCTGCGCTTCGTGATCCCGCCGCTGGCGGTAGAGCGGATCAACAGCAACTGGAACGTGTCCACGGTAGCGGCAGGTCTCTGTTTCCAGTACCAGTACGACCACCGGCAGCGGATGATCGAAAAACGGGTGCCCGGCGCAGGGCCGGTGCAAATGGTCTATGACAACCGTGACCGGCTGGTGTTCACCCAGGACTCCGCCCAGCGGGCCAAAGCGCCCACGAGGGAATGGCTGGTGACCTTCTATGACGGGCTGAACCGGCCGGTGATGACGGCCCTGTATCCCTCCAATGCCACAAGAGACCAGCTGCAGACCACGATGAACACGGCCACCGGCAGCAGCAGCCAGAGTTATGCGGTGCCGGGCCCAACGGACCTGGTGCTGGGCCAGCGGGAAGCGGGCATCACCAGCTACAAGGCCCGCAACAGCATCACCTTCCAGGATGGCTTCGAGAGCGAGACCGGGGCGGAGTTCCTGGCCGAGATCGACCCCACGCTGACCACCGGTACCACCACGGTGACGGTAACCAACCCTTTGCCTGATATCAGCGGCTATCAGCCGCTGACCTATACGTACTACGATGATTATACCTACACCGGGGCCAAGGCCTACGTTTCGGCCGACACCGGCAAACTGCCCCGGGTAGCCGCCCAATACCCCGAGCCGCTGATCGCCAGCACCATGACCCGGGGTATGGTGACCGGGACGAGAGTACGGGTGCTGGGAACTGACCAGTGGCTGACCACCACCCTGCGGTACGATGCCAAAGGCCGGGTGATCCAGACCCTGTCCGACAACCTGCAGCATGGGGAAGAGGTGGTCACCACCCGGTACGATTTCTCAGGGAAAGTGCTGAGCAGCTACCACCACCATAAAAACCCGGCCAGCGGCACGATCCCCGCCACCCGGGTACTGACCAAACACCAGTACGACCATGCCGGGCGGCTGATGGAAGTGCGCAAACAGCTCAATGACAATACCACACTGGAACGGATCGTGGCCAAAATGGAATATGACGAGCTGGGACAGCTGAAAACCAAAAAGCTCGGCTCAGCCGATAACGGCACGACCTATATCGACCAGCTGGCCTATGAATACAACATCCGGGGCTGGCTGAAGAGCATCAACAAGGATTTTGTGCTGTCCCCCACTGGCACCGGCCGCTGGTTCGGCCAGGAGCTGAGCTATGACCATGGCTATACGGAGAACCAGTACAACGGCAACATCGCGGGGATCAGATGGAAGAGCGGAACAGACAAATACCAGCGCTCCTACGGTTACCGCTACGATATGAGCAACCGGCTGCAATCGGCCCAGTTCACCCAGCAGAACAGCACCACCAGCTACGGGAGCTGGCAGAGCAATGTGATGGACTTCTCGGTGCCGCATGTGAACTATGACGCCAACGGCAACATCCTGAAGATGAAGCAGAGCGGGCACAAGAACAATGTTCCCGCCGTGATCGACCAGCTACGGTATGAGTACACCACGAACACCAACCAGCTGCGCTTCGTGCGGGACAGTGTGAACGATATCAGCACGACGCTGGGCGACTTCAAAGAACCCGCCGCCAACAACAGCTCCAACAATGCCTCCCCCGCAACGGACTTCGACTACACGTACGACGGGAACGGTAACCTGAAACAGGACAAGAATAAGGATATCGCCTCGATCACGTACAACCACCTGAACCTGCCGCAGCTGATCACGATCACGGGGAAGGGCACGATCGCCTATACCTATGACGCCACGGGAGCAAAACTGCGCAAGACGGTGACCGACCAGACGGTGTCCCCGGCGAAGATCACCACCACGGACTACATGGGCGGGCTGGTGTACGAGCGGGATACCCTGCAGTTCGTAAGCCATGAGGAGGGCCGTATCCGGGCGGTGTTCCAAACCGGTCAGCCGTTGACCTACCACTACGATTACTTTGAAAAGGATCACTTGGGCAATGTGCGGCTGGTGCTGACGGAGCAGACGGACTTTTCGATGTACATGGCGAGCATGGAAACGGAAAGCGCCGCCAAAGAGAATGCGTTGTTCAGCAATATCGATGCGAGCCGCAGCGCGCGGCCCTCCGGTTACCCGGAAGAGGAAAAGACCACCAGCAAGAATGAATTTGTGGCAAAGCTCAACGGCAATGACCCGGACAAGAAGATCGGCCCCTCGCTGGTGCTGCGGGTAATGGCCGGCGACACGATCGCGATCGGCGCCAAAGCGTTTTACAAATCCACCGGTCCGGTTGACCGGAAACAGCCGCTGGCGCCAGCGGCGGACATGGCGGCAGCGCTGGTGCGGGCATTCGCCCCCGGTGGCGCGAGCGCAGCAGACAAAACATCGGCCCTCAGCGGCAATGCTTCCCCGTTCAGCACCGGTTTTTTCAACAACGACTACCAGCGGCTGAAGGAACAGGACCCGGGCAAAGACGCGAATGGGCAGCGGCCGAAGGCCTACCTGAACTTTGTGCTGTTCGATGACCGTTTCAATATGGTGGATGAGAACAGCGGTGTGCGGCAGGTGCAGGCACAGCCGGATGAGGTACAGGCGTTGGGGCAGGACAAGATGGTGATCCAAAAGAGCGGATTTTTGTATGTTTACACGAGCAATGAGACGCCGCAGGATGTTTACTTTGATGAGGTGATGGTGATGAGTTTGCCGGGGCCGGTGTTGGAGGAGACGCATTATTATCCGTTTGGGTTGACGATGGCGGGGATTAGTGCTAAAGCAGTGGGGAAACTGGAGAACCGGTTTAAATACAACGGCATTGAGAAGATTGGGGATTTAGGATTGGAGGATTATGATGCGAAGTTTAGAGAGTTGGATCCACAGATTGGCAGATGGTGGCAGGTTGATCCCAAGATTGAGAGTATGGAAATGTGGAGTCCCTATGTATCCAACTATAATAACCCAATAAGCTACAGTGATTTATTGGGTGATTTGCCTTATGGCCCCGATGATCCCGTCAAACTTCAAGGGCTTGTAACTGGTAAAGTACGTGATCTTACTAGGCCAAAGGATATCAAGACCTCAATCGAATTTGGTGCACAATATCTTTGGGGTTCTCTAAATGAAGTTGTTGATGGCGTTAATATGTATATTAATCCATTAGTTTCGGTTGCGGAGACTGCAGTTGGGAAAAGTTATGAAAGCGGGTTTACAGAAGACAAATCTAGGGTTCAAGCAGGAATGGAGGTCGCGATTGCTTTTATTCCAGGTGGTAAGGCTGAAATGGGAGCAGCAAAGGCATTAGAAAGATCATTTGTTAGTCTTGATAACAATGCCATTACTGCAGCAATTAAGGAAGGGAAAAAAGATGCTGTAAAGGCAGCTATTGGAGACAATACACCAATAGTTTCAATAACAGCAGCAAAAGAATATCTTGCTTTTGGGAGTAAGAGTGAGTTAGGGAGTTTTATGACGGAAATTGGAGCAACAATTAGTAAAAACGGAGGGTCTGCCAGTCAAGCAGCAGCCTTACAAAAGCAGGCAGCGAGTATGGGGCGTGCATTGGGTAAAAATGATGCTATGATACTTGGAGGCGCTATTAATAACAATGCTGCTGTTATAACTGTAGATAGGAAGTTTACTAACTTTATGAATTCAATTGGTATTACAACTATCGGATTTTAAAAAAGCGATATGGGTTCATTTAATATATTATTAGCAGAAATTCCATGCACAAGCTGTGGAAATAAATATGAAGGCAAAATTCAATTTAAATTTGGAAATACCTGGCAATTACGATATCGAATAGGAGATGTTGTGAAATGGGGAGGTAATGATATCGGAGTGCCTGGGTTACTAAAAGTTAAAGTGTATGGAATACTTGAATCGGATATATGCCCGGTTTGCAATCAAATAAATAAAGGCAATGAATTCGATATTTTTTTGGAGCAGGATGTTATAAAATCCGTTTCTGTTTTAGAAGATTTGCCAAGTTACTTTGCAAATGAGGGTAACTATAACGTTATTGAGACTTAGATGTGAATACTAGGACTACGGTTGACAGAGCAAATATACATTTTGAACCGGATTTTAATCTGTTTTAAGGGGAAGGCGCTGCTGCCGCGCCATTCCCCTTGCCCCATCCCGGCAGGGGTTTCAAACAATGGCTACGTTTTAGATTGTAGTCGTTCTTTAAGTATTTCGTAGGGTGTTTTGCCCTTTAGCGCAGCATTAGGCCTATGGCAGTTATAGAAGTTTTCCCACTCCTGCAATTTCTTATTGATGTCGATGTCATCTGTGTAATCAAGCAGTTGGTAAAACTCTTGTTGATCGGTCAAATGGGACCGCTCTACTTTGCCATTTAAATGTGGACTAGCTTTCTTAATGTAAACATGCCGAATGCCCAAGTCTTCGCAATGCCAATGAAATTGCGCCTGAAATTCGTGCCCGTTATCAGTTTGAATAGTATGAATCCGGAATGGGAATTTGCTCCGTATATAGTCTACAAACTGAATTGCGCAGTTTTGATTATGCTTACTATATATTTTCAGAGCCCGAGCTCTTGATGCGTCATCAATTGCTGTGTATTGGAAGCGCTTAATTTCCTTCCCAGAAGACTTATCAGTAAAAGATAAAAATTTAATATCAACCTGGATTCTATGTCCCGGCACCTGTTTTTCGTATCTTTTAAATTGTTCCATGGATCTCTTCCGCTGATTTTGTGGCAATTTATTCAGCCCGTTTCTTTTAAGAACATTATATACGCCCGCAGGAGAAACAGCAATATCATGGTAACGTTTCATGTACCATGATATTCGCAATTGCCCCAAATGGTAGGTAGTTCTTAGGTGTATAATCTGAGCTTCAATATCAGCTGCAATACGCAGCTTCGGATTTTCAGGACAGGGTTTACTATTAATTAAGGCGCGTTCCCCCTCACTTTCATAGTCTTTCTTCCATTTATAGTAAGTTTCCCTGGATATACCAAAGTATCGACAGGTTTTTGATACATTCCCCGACTCCTGACCATGTTGAATTATTCTAAGCTTTCTACGAATATCTGATAGTTCCTTTGGACTCATATATAGACATTTGATTGACAAGATAAAAACTGTCAACCAAAGTCATGATTTCCATAACTTAGAAAAGCCAATGTTATCTGCGTTGTCTATTAATCAAACTTGGAATACCAACTTATAAATGCGATTTGGTGGGCTTAATGCTTCACCTGTTAATCCTTTTTAGCATTACTTGCTTTATTCATTTATTTATATTTATTTTCACTTGGAAATCATAAAGAAATTCCCCAATACACTCATATGAAATTTGTAACCTATCAGAGATTGTTTTTTCTTACGCTTTCTCTCTTCGCGACGCAATCATTTGCCCAAACGAATTATACGGCAGCGGTGTCAAAAATTACACCGGTTTCTCCGGAAGCTTCTTCCATCTCAATGTATCAGAATTATCCGGTAGACTTTATCTCTGGAGTTCCTCAGATTGAACTACCGCTATTTGACATAGATACGAAAATGGGGAGAATTCCTTTCAATCTGTCATATCATCCCGGAAAACTAAAGTCGGGAGAATTAACAGGGACAATTGGTTGGGGCTGGACATTATCACCTAATATGGGGGTTACGAGATCCATCATAGGAGTGCCTGACGATATTAACAGAGGATTCATTCAACCTAACCCGCTGTTTGGGCATTGGAACGACTGCAATTATCTGTTGACGCTTGTGAGGGAGTACAATGATGAGCAACCTGACGATTTTTACTATAGCCTGCTCTCGGGTTCCGGCCGTTTTTTATATCGCAGAGACGGAAGCTTTTCTGTACCCGGAAAAATTAGTATCACACGTCCGTCGAATGATATCTTCCAGATTATTGATACCGATGGTACTATTTACAAATTTGGCAGATATTCCGCAAGTGGCTCTCCGCAAGTTATTGAAAGGAGTGCAAAAGGATGGCCCTTTCAAACTCCATTTGGTGAAATTACAAGTTGGAAACTGACAGAAATCATTTCCTATGACAAAACCGATACCATTGAATTTCAGTACGGAGCAAAAGCTACATGGGATGTACAACATTATAATGCTCAGTGGAGGATAATTGAGTATCCGGGTAACACATCTTACCAACCTCAAATTTATCGAAGCATGTACACCGGAGCCAACTGTCAAAGTGGGATTCCCGCCTGGGAGCCGATGAGGGCCATTGTTGGAAACAGCAGCTGGCTGCCCAACATAACCGAAATGTACGATGCCTTTGATGTAAATCTGAACGAATTCTACAACCCCCAGTTTGTCAAATGGGCTACCTGCCGACCGTTTTGCGCCGATCTGGATGCAGTATGTAGCTGGCAAAGCGAAGTAGGATATACCCAGGAAACCGTTTGTTATTATGACAGGATAAGCCAATCAACGTACTGCCATCAATATCCCGTAAGGCATGATATTGAAAACTATGTTTGCAGAACAGGGGCCACATTTTCGAACGATGCAGCAGATATGCCAGATGATGAAGTCTTGACGAACAACCGGATTGATGAGTGGCTGTTGACCGCTGTTAAATATCGAGGTGGGAAAGTGCAGTTAAATTATGATAGCACTACATGTAAGAAAATTTCAGTCTTCACGTTGCGAAACGGAGCTTATGAACTACTTAAAGAAATAAATTTTGGGCAGCGTAAAGCATCCAATTTCAACTATGCGGGAAGTATGGCCTTATACCACATAGATTACCGGAATCTGCTTGATTCAGTAGTAGTTGCAGACGGAAACGGCATAACACGACAACGATACAAAATTGATTATTCAGGAAATGACATGCTTCCCATCACCACAAATATGAATAAGGATATGTTTGGCTTTCCCGATAACAATACCCATTACACGATGCCTAAAATGGCTTACATGATCAACAACTACAAATGGACTGACCTTGTTGAAACATCCTCTGGACCACAATGGGGAGCAAGTCAGTCTGGAAGCGTGATGGCAATTTTAGGATATAAGCAGTTGGACAGGTACAACGAAAATGAATCCCAATACAGTCCGCCAATTCCATTGATAAAAAAAATAACTTATCCAACCGGAGGGAGCGCTTCCTTTGAATTTGAAAAAAACCGATTCCTTGGCCCCGACTATAATAGTATTTTTAAGGGTGGAGGATACAGAATTAAGAAGATTTCCTACACCAGTGGAATTGGACAAGATTCTATTATCCGGTCTTATGTGTACGGTCAGAATGAAAATGGCGCAGGACATGTAAAGTATTTTCCCAATTCATCTGATTATATGTATCAGATAACTGACAATATGACAAGCGTCCCCAAGAAGATATCCATCTTTAATTCAACACCATTTTACAATATGATTTTTGATAACGGAGTTGCTGTACTTTATCCCGAGGTAACAGAATATATCGGAAAAGCAACCGTTGGACAGAATTCTGGAAAATCTGTTTACTCCTATTTTATCGGTGGACTCAATAACACACACGTACCCAATTCACCAGTACAAATAAACAGACGAGACGAATGGCAAAGCACCGAACTCCGGATGAAAAGAGATTTTTCCGTGAGTAACAACACATACAAACTGATCAAAAAAGAAGTATATACCTACCAAAACTTTGTAAGCGATACTATACGGGTAGGGGCAGCCTATCAGAAATATTTCCATCCCAGTGATCCGGTTATCTGCAGCAATAATGGTGTATATTATCAGCAATACGATATATATCCCGGGGTAAAGAAATTAACACAGGTTCAGGATACAATGTACGATCAGGGCGGCGTGAATAGCATTTTCTCAACAAAGGTCTATACTTATGATCCGGAAACGCTCTTAGTAAAAAAGATTTCGACCACAACCAGTAAGGGGGAAACAAAGGAAGAGCGCAAGTGGTATGTAAACGATGTAAGCGAACTACCAAGCTGGGATGCAAGCCAGATTACTTTGTTAAATGCACTTAAAGCGAACAACAGGATTGATTTACCGGTCAAGGAGGAACTAGCAATAAACAACGCCCTCAAACGAACTATTGCAAATTACTTTTTGCTATCTCCGTCCAATAATCAAATTTATCCCTCTTCCATCCTGCAGAGCCAATATAACATGCCGTTAAACCGGGAGGTCGAGTTCCTGCAATACGATTCTCGGGGGAGACTTCTGGAGCAAAGAAAGATCAACGAGGTTAAGGAAACCTATCTCTGGGGATATGATGGAAGATACCCAGTCGCCACAATTGTAAATGCTGATCATAGCACTGTACTTCAATATATAAACCAGAGCATTTTGAGTAACCCTTCTAGCGACTCACAACTTAGATTAGAACTGCAAAATTTGCGACAGCATTTGCCAGATGCTATGATTACAAGCTATACATATAAGCCTGATATTGGAGTAACGAGTATGACGGATCCAAGTGGGCGGACGACTTACTACGAATATGACAGTTTTAACCGATTGAAATTAATCAGGGACCAAAATAATCATATCATCAGGCAATTTTGCTACAATTATGTAGGAGAGATACAGCCTTGTGAGTAACTAAGGATTTTTTTTAGTTTGGTCCTTTTGTCTTAATTGACTTGATAATTCTTAGGCCATCCAAAAGTGAAGATTGCCGGTAATATCAGCAAGAATGTGGTGTCCTTAATAAAATAGGTCTAAGATGAAGGGGCCTACACATCGCTCATCAGTCAGTCAGATGCCAACACGCAAGCCTGGAATGATGTGTCAATGAACGGACAGGCTTATGTAAATGCCCA
This genomic stretch from Chitinophaga sp. XS-30 harbors:
- a CDS encoding DUF6443 domain-containing protein; its protein translation is MRFTLFISKVLLICLCSPFILSAQTPGGPARPSATPVTQPSAYTNPTLNYIRTWEPSKPMTDPVAVISTANPIADVKQATQYFDGLGRPLQTVSKGISPAGRDLVAPVVYDAFGREQFQYLPYVPQSGNMSDGLFKTSPFAGQAAFYNNKTSLHPGLMGDTIYYSRTDYEASPLNRVLSTYAPGNSWAKEGGNRPVKMDYLVNTAADSVRIWTMPASGTIPTSTATYGAGQLYKNVTTDERGGKVVEYKDKEGQVVLKKVQLAASPGTAHAGWLCTYYVYDDLNNLRFVIPPLAVERINSNWNVSTVAAGLCFQYQYDHRQRMIEKRVPGAGPVQMVYDNRDRLVFTQDSAQRAKAPTREWLVTFYDGLNRPVMTALYPSNATRDQLQTTMNTATGSSSQSYAVPGPTDLVLGQREAGITSYKARNSITFQDGFESETGAEFLAEIDPTLTTGTTTVTVTNPLPDISGYQPLTYTYYDDYTYTGAKAYVSADTGKLPRVAAQYPEPLIASTMTRGMVTGTRVRVLGTDQWLTTTLRYDAKGRVIQTLSDNLQHGEEVVTTRYDFSGKVLSSYHHHKNPASGTIPATRVLTKHQYDHAGRLMEVRKQLNDNTTLERIVAKMEYDELGQLKTKKLGSADNGTTYIDQLAYEYNIRGWLKSINKDFVLSPTGTGRWFGQELSYDHGYTENQYNGNIAGIRWKSGTDKYQRSYGYRYDMSNRLQSAQFTQQNSTTSYGSWQSNVMDFSVPHVNYDANGNILKMKQSGHKNNVPAVIDQLRYEYTTNTNQLRFVRDSVNDISTTLGDFKEPAANNSSNNASPATDFDYTYDGNGNLKQDKNKDIASITYNHLNLPQLITITGKGTIAYTYDATGAKLRKTVTDQTVSPAKITTTDYMGGLVYERDTLQFVSHEEGRIRAVFQTGQPLTYHYDYFEKDHLGNVRLVLTEQTDFSMYMASMETESAAKENALFSNIDASRSARPSGYPEEEKTTSKNEFVAKLNGNDPDKKIGPSLVLRVMAGDTIAIGAKAFYKSTGPVDRKQPLAPAADMAAALVRAFAPGGASAADKTSALSGNASPFSTGFFNNDYQRLKEQDPGKDANGQRPKAYLNFVLFDDRFNMVDENSGVRQVQAQPDEVQALGQDKMVIQKSGFLYVYTSNETPQDVYFDEVMVMSLPGPVLEETHYYPFGLTMAGISAKAVGKLENRFKYNGIEKIGDLGLEDYDAKFRELDPQIGRWWQVDPKIESMEMWSPYVSNYNNPISYSDLLGDLPYGPDDPVKLQGLVTGKVRDLTRPKDIKTSIEFGAQYLWGSLNEVVDGVNMYINPLVSVAETAVGKSYESGFTEDKSRVQAGMEVAIAFIPGGKAEMGAAKALERSFVSLDNNAITAAIKEGKKDAVKAAIGDNTPIVSITAAKEYLAFGSKSELGSFMTEIGATISKNGGSASQAAALQKQAASMGRALGKNDAMILGGAINNNAAVITVDRKFTNFMNSIGITTIGF
- a CDS encoding IS481 family transposase, with the protein product MSPKELSDIRRKLRIIQHGQESGNVSKTCRYFGISRETYYKWKKDYESEGERALINSKPCPENPKLRIAADIEAQIIHLRTTYHLGQLRISWYMKRYHDIAVSPAGVYNVLKRNGLNKLPQNQRKRSMEQFKRYEKQVPGHRIQVDIKFLSFTDKSSGKEIKRFQYTAIDDASRARALKIYSKHNQNCAIQFVDYIRSKFPFRIHTIQTDNGHEFQAQFHWHCEDLGIRHVYIKKASPHLNGKVERSHLTDQQEFYQLLDYTDDIDINKKLQEWENFYNCHRPNAALKGKTPYEILKERLQSKT
- a CDS encoding RHS repeat domain-containing protein gives rise to the protein MKFVTYQRLFFLTLSLFATQSFAQTNYTAAVSKITPVSPEASSISMYQNYPVDFISGVPQIELPLFDIDTKMGRIPFNLSYHPGKLKSGELTGTIGWGWTLSPNMGVTRSIIGVPDDINRGFIQPNPLFGHWNDCNYLLTLVREYNDEQPDDFYYSLLSGSGRFLYRRDGSFSVPGKISITRPSNDIFQIIDTDGTIYKFGRYSASGSPQVIERSAKGWPFQTPFGEITSWKLTEIISYDKTDTIEFQYGAKATWDVQHYNAQWRIIEYPGNTSYQPQIYRSMYTGANCQSGIPAWEPMRAIVGNSSWLPNITEMYDAFDVNLNEFYNPQFVKWATCRPFCADLDAVCSWQSEVGYTQETVCYYDRISQSTYCHQYPVRHDIENYVCRTGATFSNDAADMPDDEVLTNNRIDEWLLTAVKYRGGKVQLNYDSTTCKKISVFTLRNGAYELLKEINFGQRKASNFNYAGSMALYHIDYRNLLDSVVVADGNGITRQRYKIDYSGNDMLPITTNMNKDMFGFPDNNTHYTMPKMAYMINNYKWTDLVETSSGPQWGASQSGSVMAILGYKQLDRYNENESQYSPPIPLIKKITYPTGGSASFEFEKNRFLGPDYNSIFKGGGYRIKKISYTSGIGQDSIIRSYVYGQNENGAGHVKYFPNSSDYMYQITDNMTSVPKKISIFNSTPFYNMIFDNGVAVLYPEVTEYIGKATVGQNSGKSVYSYFIGGLNNTHVPNSPVQINRRDEWQSTELRMKRDFSVSNNTYKLIKKEVYTYQNFVSDTIRVGAAYQKYFHPSDPVICSNNGVYYQQYDIYPGVKKLTQVQDTMYDQGGVNSIFSTKVYTYDPETLLVKKISTTTSKGETKEERKWYVNDVSELPSWDASQITLLNALKANNRIDLPVKEELAINNALKRTIANYFLLSPSNNQIYPSSILQSQYNMPLNREVEFLQYDSRGRLLEQRKINEVKETYLWGYDGRYPVATIVNADHSTVLQYINQSILSNPSSDSQLRLELQNLRQHLPDAMITSYTYKPDIGVTSMTDPSGRTTYYEYDSFNRLKLIRDQNNHIIRQFCYNYVGEIQPCE